In Lepidochelys kempii isolate rLepKem1 chromosome 8, rLepKem1.hap2, whole genome shotgun sequence, a single genomic region encodes these proteins:
- the IER5 gene encoding immediate early response gene 5 protein — MEFRLEAHRIVSISLGKIYSARGQRGGLKLHKNLLVSLVLRSARRVYLGEPGGECPLPPRPGPPPPPPDCERLRRGCRPLDSEAAAAARGRAECPAESPRKRSAAERGQAAGSPGKKPRREAEPPPPQEDMETGNVASLISIFGSGFSGLLGKERGAAEASEPGQVCCEQPVLRSLNPWSTAIVAF, encoded by the coding sequence ATGGAGTTCCGGCTGGAGGCGCATCGCATCGTCAGCATCTCGCTGGGCAAGATCTACAGCGCGCGGGGCCAGCGCGGCGGCCTCAAGCTGCACAAGAACCTGCTGGTGTCGCTGGTGCTGCGCAGCGCCCGCCGGGTCTACCTGGGCGAGCCCGGCGGCGAGTGCCCCCTGCCGCCCCGCccggggccgccgccgccgcccccggaCTGCGAGAGGCTGCGGCGGGGCTGCCGCCCGCTGGACtcggaggcggcggcggcggcgcggggcCGGGCGGAGTGCCCGGCCGAGTCCCCTCGcaagcggagcgcagctgagcgggGCCAGGCGGCGGGCTCCCCGGGGAAGAAGCCGCGGCGTGAGGCGGAGCCGCCCCCGCCGCAGGAGGACATGGAGACCGGCAACGTGGCCAGCCTCATCAGCATCTTCGGCTCCGGCTTCTCGGGGCTGCTGGGCAAGGAGCGCGGCGCGGCGGAGGCGAGCGAGCCGGGGCAGGTCTGCTGCGAGCAGCCGGTGCTGCGGAGCCTCAACCCCTGGAGCACGGCCATCGTGGCCTTCTGA